In one window of Corallococcus macrosporus DNA:
- a CDS encoding TetR/AcrR family transcriptional regulator: MAPRTRKPERRTEALSRERIIEAAVELLDTAGEGGLTFRALTERLSTGAGAIYWHVANKDELLDAATDAVVTDALALKPARVPGSPQDRIRAVALGLFDAIDAHPWLAAQLATQLSRGPSKSVTPRILESIGQQVRALGVPESRWFTATTVLMHYILGAAGQNAVNGRAHGPGVNRGEFFNAVSAAWKQLDPDDYPFTRAIVDQMRDHDDRAEFLAGIALILAGITAGRSRTP, encoded by the coding sequence ATGGCACCGAGGACGCGCAAGCCGGAGCGGCGAACGGAGGCGCTCTCCCGCGAGCGCATCATCGAAGCGGCTGTCGAGCTGCTCGACACGGCGGGTGAGGGCGGGCTGACGTTCCGGGCGCTGACCGAGCGCCTGTCCACCGGAGCCGGGGCCATCTACTGGCATGTGGCGAACAAGGACGAGCTGCTCGACGCGGCGACCGACGCGGTGGTCACGGACGCTCTGGCCCTCAAGCCCGCGAGGGTTCCGGGCTCGCCGCAGGACCGGATCCGCGCCGTCGCGCTCGGCCTGTTCGACGCGATCGACGCACACCCGTGGCTCGCCGCGCAGCTCGCCACGCAGCTCTCCCGTGGCCCCTCGAAGTCGGTGACGCCGAGGATCCTCGAGAGCATCGGCCAGCAGGTCCGTGCGCTGGGCGTGCCCGAGAGCCGCTGGTTCACGGCGACCACCGTGTTGATGCACTACATCCTGGGCGCCGCGGGCCAGAACGCCGTGAACGGCCGGGCTCACGGGCCCGGCGTGAACCGCGGTGAGTTCTTCAACGCCGTGTCGGCGGCATGGAAGCAGCTCGACCCGGACGACTACCCATTCACCCGGGCCATCGTCGACCAGATGCGAGACCATGACGATCGCGCGGAGTTCCTCGCGGGAATCGCGCTCATCCTCGCTGGCATCACCGCGGGCCGCTCGCGCACGCCGTAG
- a CDS encoding DUF2231 domain-containing protein → MKREMLLHELHPSVVHMPLALLPTAAVADLIVMTTGDRAWEKVGRRLWMVGAASAVLAGVSGLAASQEVRLDSPRARDMTVRHGLGNALITLGALGITAWRLTKRPTAVTTALGLGACAFALYTASLGGKMVYELGVGINPMPEDAPQGTRKGPLLLSPKAPAALVKDAGRGAAWLLGRARDALSPRAGL, encoded by the coding sequence ATGAAAAGGGAGATGCTGCTTCATGAGCTGCACCCGTCGGTGGTGCACATGCCGCTGGCGTTGCTGCCGACGGCGGCCGTGGCGGACCTCATCGTGATGACGACGGGGGACCGCGCCTGGGAGAAGGTCGGGCGCCGCCTGTGGATGGTGGGCGCGGCCAGCGCGGTGCTCGCTGGCGTGTCGGGCCTGGCCGCGAGCCAGGAGGTGCGCCTGGACTCGCCGCGCGCCCGGGACATGACGGTCCGGCACGGCCTGGGCAATGCCCTCATCACGCTGGGCGCGCTGGGCATCACGGCGTGGCGGCTGACGAAGCGGCCCACCGCCGTGACGACGGCGCTGGGCCTGGGCGCGTGCGCCTTCGCGCTCTACACGGCGTCGCTCGGCGGAAAGATGGTCTACGAGCTGGGCGTCGGCATCAACCCGATGCCCGAGGACGCGCCGCAGGGCACGCGGAAGGGGCCCCTGCTGCTGTCGCCCAAGGCCCCCGCCGCGCTCGTGAAGGACGCGGGCCGGGGCGCCGCGTGGCTGCTGGGCCGGGCTCGCGACGCGCTGTCGCCACGCGCGGGCCTCTGA
- a CDS encoding acetyl/propionyl/methylcrotonyl-CoA carboxylase subunit alpha, with protein sequence MKRIHKVLVANRGEIAVRVLRTCRRLGLRTVAVFSDADREAPHVRLADEAMHLGPAPARESYLSIERVLAAAKASGADAIHPGYGFLSENEDFARACAEAGFVFVGPPAEAIELMGNKRQAKLRMQAADVPCIPGYEAARPGESLEDEALVREGQRIGFPLMVKAAAGGGGRGMRLVRDPGALLDAIRSARSEATNAFGSGELILERAIEGARHVEVQVFADEHGGAVHLGERDCSVQRRHQKVIEESPSPAVTPELRERMGAVAVQAIRAIGYRGAGTIEFLLAPNGDFFFMEMNTRLQVEHPVTELITGLDLVEWQLRVADGEPLPLKQAEVTFRGHAIEARLCAEDPARGFLPRTGRLLAWVPPEGEGIRVDHGVREGQDITPFYDSMQAKLIAHGPDREMARGRLAAALRELTVFGITTNSTFIQHVLGHEAFRSGRYDTGFVGAHTPPETLQALGRASAEDQAILAAVLFHDDAVALARKGGFDTTLTGWSSSYALPVPVVLHDGTSEFRASVRPVAPEAYDVRIGDTSVSLSLRGLGAERVEVEAAGRRRAVRYRRAGSMLWCSLDGITRGLRDVSFRLPSEREKASDGRLRAPMDGRIIRVSTQVGAAVKRGDVLVVLEAMKMESSLIAPTDGVVTAVNVTVGAQVPARHVVAVVSPEAKEAA encoded by the coding sequence AAGGTGCTGGTGGCGAACCGGGGTGAGATCGCCGTGCGCGTGCTGCGGACGTGCCGCCGGCTCGGCCTGCGCACGGTCGCCGTCTTCTCCGACGCGGACCGGGAGGCCCCCCACGTGCGGCTCGCCGACGAGGCGATGCACCTGGGGCCCGCGCCCGCGCGGGAGTCCTATCTCTCCATCGAGCGGGTCCTCGCCGCGGCGAAGGCCTCCGGCGCGGACGCCATCCATCCCGGCTACGGCTTCCTCTCCGAGAACGAGGACTTCGCGCGCGCGTGCGCGGAGGCCGGCTTCGTGTTCGTAGGACCGCCGGCGGAAGCCATCGAGCTGATGGGGAACAAGCGGCAGGCGAAGCTGCGCATGCAGGCCGCCGACGTGCCGTGCATCCCCGGCTATGAAGCCGCCCGTCCCGGCGAGTCGCTGGAGGACGAGGCCCTGGTCCGCGAGGGCCAGCGCATCGGGTTCCCCCTCATGGTGAAGGCGGCGGCGGGCGGCGGTGGACGCGGCATGCGCCTGGTCCGTGACCCTGGCGCGCTGCTCGACGCCATCCGCTCCGCGCGCTCGGAGGCGACGAACGCGTTTGGCAGCGGCGAGCTCATCCTGGAGCGCGCCATCGAAGGCGCGCGCCACGTGGAGGTGCAGGTCTTCGCGGACGAGCACGGGGGCGCGGTGCACCTGGGCGAGCGCGACTGCTCCGTCCAGCGGCGGCACCAGAAGGTGATTGAAGAGAGCCCGTCCCCGGCCGTCACGCCCGAGCTGCGCGAGCGCATGGGGGCCGTGGCGGTGCAGGCCATCCGCGCCATCGGGTATCGCGGCGCGGGCACCATCGAGTTCCTCCTGGCGCCGAATGGCGACTTCTTCTTCATGGAGATGAACACGCGCCTCCAGGTCGAGCACCCGGTGACGGAGCTCATCACCGGCCTGGACCTGGTCGAGTGGCAGCTGCGCGTCGCCGACGGCGAGCCGCTCCCGCTGAAGCAGGCGGAGGTCACCTTCCGGGGGCACGCCATCGAGGCGCGCCTGTGCGCGGAGGATCCGGCCCGGGGCTTCCTCCCGCGGACGGGACGGCTGCTCGCGTGGGTGCCGCCGGAAGGCGAGGGCATCCGCGTGGACCACGGCGTGCGTGAGGGGCAGGACATCACGCCGTTCTACGACTCCATGCAGGCCAAGCTCATCGCGCACGGACCGGACCGCGAGATGGCGCGCGGGCGGCTGGCCGCGGCGCTGCGCGAGCTGACGGTGTTCGGTATCACGACGAACAGCACCTTCATCCAGCATGTGCTCGGGCACGAGGCGTTCCGCTCCGGCCGCTACGACACGGGCTTCGTCGGCGCGCACACGCCGCCGGAGACGCTGCAGGCGCTGGGGCGGGCCTCCGCGGAGGACCAGGCCATCCTGGCCGCCGTGCTCTTCCACGACGACGCGGTGGCGCTGGCCAGGAAGGGCGGGTTCGACACGACGTTGACGGGCTGGAGCAGCTCCTATGCCCTCCCGGTGCCGGTCGTCCTGCATGACGGGACCTCGGAGTTCCGCGCGTCGGTCCGTCCCGTTGCACCGGAGGCGTACGACGTCCGCATCGGGGACACGTCGGTCTCGCTCTCCCTGCGCGGCCTGGGGGCCGAGCGCGTGGAGGTCGAGGCGGCGGGGCGGCGGCGCGCGGTCCGCTACCGCCGCGCGGGGAGCATGTTGTGGTGCTCGCTGGACGGCATCACCCGCGGCCTGCGCGACGTCTCCTTCCGGCTGCCTTCCGAGCGCGAGAAGGCCAGCGACGGCCGCCTGCGCGCGCCCATGGACGGCCGCATCATCCGGGTGAGCACCCAGGTCGGCGCGGCCGTGAAGCGGGGCGACGTGCTGGTGGTGCTCGAAGCGATGAAGATGGAGTCGTCCCTCATCGCGCCCACGGATGGTGTCGTCACGGCGGTGAACGTCACGGTCGGGGCGCAGGTGCCGGCACGGCACGTCGTCGCGGTCGTCTCCCCTGAAGCGAAGGAGGCAGCATGA
- a CDS encoding AMP-binding protein → MSATQETQFPRISRVSLGDIVHRSALRWPERTALVDGDLELSYAELDRRSNAFAHHLLAQGLPRGARIAMFCGNSAQMVTAFVGIYKAGLVWVPINTGLSVEAVRYILEHAEASHVVIDAEFLAKPGLRAMIDALGTRIIVCVPEGQASPDGDAAVFLDTLKGQPGTLPEVDLESSQLAQIMYTSGTTGQQKGVMHSHASVHAALSGNLFELEMRPGDSTICVLPMFHCAQHAILMTFLLAGATIVVRRAFDPAAMLATIERRGITFLLGLPVMYGAMLAHPARPATKLSSLRMCLYVMAPMARTLLVELIEHFCPGGFALASGQTEMYPATTMFKPEQQLKRFGSYWGDSVVTNETAVMDDDGRLLGRGEVGEIVHRGPNVMLGYYKDPEATERARAFGWHHTGDLGMFDADGQLLFVDRKKDMIKTGGENVPSIKVEEVLLRHPAVLQVAVVGLPHSRWTEAVTGFVVLKPGTSATEAEITAHCRQHLGGFEVPKAIVLLPAMPQTTTGKAQKFVLRQQYARHYDGRDSQGASGL, encoded by the coding sequence ATGTCCGCGACCCAGGAAACGCAGTTCCCGCGTATCAGCCGAGTCTCGCTGGGAGACATCGTCCACCGGTCGGCGTTGCGCTGGCCGGAGCGGACGGCCCTCGTCGACGGGGACCTCGAGCTCTCCTATGCGGAGCTCGACCGGCGCTCGAACGCGTTCGCGCACCACCTGCTCGCGCAGGGCCTGCCCCGGGGCGCGCGCATCGCGATGTTCTGCGGCAACTCGGCGCAGATGGTCACCGCCTTCGTGGGCATCTACAAGGCGGGGCTCGTCTGGGTGCCCATCAACACGGGCCTCTCCGTGGAGGCCGTCCGGTACATCCTCGAGCACGCCGAGGCCTCGCACGTCGTCATCGACGCGGAGTTCCTGGCGAAGCCCGGGCTGCGGGCGATGATCGACGCGCTGGGCACCCGCATCATCGTCTGCGTGCCGGAGGGACAGGCTTCACCGGACGGGGACGCGGCCGTGTTCCTGGACACCCTGAAGGGGCAGCCCGGCACCCTGCCGGAGGTGGACCTCGAGAGCAGCCAGCTCGCGCAGATCATGTACACCAGCGGCACCACCGGTCAGCAGAAGGGCGTCATGCACTCGCACGCGTCGGTGCACGCGGCGCTGAGCGGAAACCTCTTCGAGCTGGAGATGCGGCCCGGCGACTCCACCATCTGCGTGCTCCCGATGTTCCACTGCGCGCAGCACGCCATCCTGATGACGTTCCTGCTGGCCGGGGCGACCATCGTCGTGCGGCGTGCCTTCGACCCGGCCGCGATGCTCGCGACCATCGAGCGGCGCGGCATCACGTTCCTGCTGGGCCTGCCGGTGATGTACGGCGCGATGCTGGCGCACCCGGCGCGGCCGGCGACGAAGCTGTCCAGCCTGCGCATGTGCCTCTACGTGATGGCGCCCATGGCGCGCACGCTGCTCGTGGAGCTCATCGAGCATTTCTGCCCGGGAGGCTTCGCGCTCGCGTCCGGGCAGACGGAGATGTACCCGGCGACGACCATGTTCAAGCCGGAGCAGCAGTTGAAGCGCTTCGGTTCGTACTGGGGCGACTCCGTCGTGACGAACGAGACGGCCGTCATGGACGACGACGGCCGGCTGTTGGGGCGCGGCGAGGTGGGGGAGATCGTCCATCGCGGGCCGAACGTGATGCTCGGCTACTATAAGGACCCGGAGGCGACGGAGAGGGCGCGGGCCTTCGGCTGGCACCACACCGGCGACCTGGGCATGTTCGACGCGGACGGCCAGCTGCTCTTCGTGGACCGCAAGAAGGACATGATCAAGACGGGCGGAGAGAACGTCCCGTCCATCAAGGTCGAGGAGGTCCTCCTGCGCCACCCCGCCGTGCTCCAGGTCGCGGTGGTGGGGCTGCCGCACTCGCGCTGGACGGAGGCGGTGACGGGCTTTGTCGTGCTCAAGCCCGGCACCTCCGCGACGGAGGCGGAGATCACCGCCCATTGCCGACAGCACCTGGGCGGGTTCGAGGTGCCCAAGGCCATCGTCCTGCTCCCAGCCATGCCGCAGACGACCACGGGCAAGGCGCAGAAGTTCGTACTCCGGCAGCAGTACGCGCGGCACTACGACGGCCGCGATAGCCAAGGTGCTTCGGGTTTGTAA
- a CDS encoding enoyl-CoA hydratase family protein — protein sequence MSEATLVRYEVSRGVATLTLDSPRNRNALSRALVTQLLERLHAVGADPAVRAVVLAATGPAFCAGADLSEMADGGAAKAPAVLLDVLRTLVTLPQPVVAKVAGQVRAGGIGIVGACDVAVVAESVKFAFTEARIGVTPAVISLTTLPHLTSRAASRYFLTGEAFDATEAARIGLVTSAVPDASLDGAVEQILETFRVSSPQGLRETKQLVAAGLRARLDAGGADMVALSGRLFASEEAQEGMLAFLERRPPAWAAPK from the coding sequence ATGAGTGAAGCAACGCTCGTCCGTTACGAGGTGTCTCGCGGCGTCGCGACCCTCACGCTCGACTCGCCCCGCAACCGCAACGCGCTGTCGCGGGCGCTCGTCACGCAGCTGCTGGAGCGGCTGCACGCCGTGGGGGCCGACCCTGCCGTGCGGGCGGTGGTGCTCGCGGCCACCGGGCCCGCGTTCTGCGCCGGGGCGGACCTCTCGGAGATGGCGGACGGAGGCGCCGCGAAGGCACCGGCCGTGCTGCTCGACGTGTTGCGCACCCTCGTGACGCTGCCGCAGCCCGTCGTCGCGAAGGTCGCGGGGCAGGTGAGGGCCGGAGGCATCGGCATCGTGGGCGCGTGTGACGTGGCCGTCGTCGCGGAGTCCGTGAAGTTCGCCTTCACGGAGGCGCGCATTGGCGTCACGCCCGCGGTCATCTCCCTCACCACGCTGCCGCACCTGACCAGCCGGGCGGCGAGCCGCTACTTCCTCACCGGTGAGGCCTTCGACGCCACCGAGGCCGCGCGCATCGGGCTCGTCACGTCCGCGGTGCCGGACGCGTCACTGGACGGCGCCGTCGAGCAGATCCTGGAGACCTTCCGGGTGTCGTCGCCGCAGGGCCTGCGCGAGACGAAGCAACTGGTGGCCGCCGGGCTGCGCGCGCGCCTGGACGCGGGGGGCGCGGACATGGTCGCGCTCTCCGGCCGGCTGTTCGCGTCCGAAGAGGCCCAGGAGGGCATGCTCGCCTTCCTGGAGAGACGTCCCCCGGCGTGGGCCGCACCCAAGTAG
- a CDS encoding haloalkane dehalogenase, producing MCAGTGALTPRTPRRAPCAAANVIPGLVDRGRCLAPDLIGMGSSGKPEVAYRFADHVKYLDAWFDALELRDVVLVAYDWGGVLALDWARRHPDRVRGVVVFETFLRPMKWSDWPPQGEQFFRALRTPGTGEKRVLEENAFLARSFANGVQRGLSESDRAVYEAPYPASRRPVLQWPREIPIDGEPADVAAVIERYDAWLAQPSAKPVLLLTFGETGLSAPGIIEWARANLRALEIVPLGRAGHHAPEDAPEEMARAVRSWLDRHSW from the coding sequence GTGTGCGCGGGCACTGGCGCGTTGACGCCACGCACGCCCAGACGCGCTCCCTGCGCGGCGGCGAACGTCATCCCAGGGCTCGTTGACCGTGGCCGGTGCCTCGCGCCCGACCTCATCGGGATGGGGAGTTCGGGCAAGCCGGAGGTCGCCTACCGGTTCGCGGACCACGTGAAGTACCTCGATGCATGGTTCGACGCGCTGGAGCTGCGGGACGTCGTGCTCGTCGCCTACGATTGGGGCGGCGTGCTGGCCCTGGATTGGGCGCGGCGGCATCCGGACCGCGTGCGGGGCGTGGTCGTGTTCGAGACGTTCCTGCGCCCCATGAAGTGGAGCGACTGGCCTCCCCAGGGTGAGCAGTTCTTCCGTGCCCTGCGGACACCTGGGACCGGTGAGAAGCGGGTGCTCGAGGAGAACGCGTTCCTCGCAAGGTCCTTCGCGAACGGCGTGCAACGCGGCCTCTCTGAAAGCGACCGGGCCGTGTATGAGGCCCCCTATCCGGCGTCACGACGCCCGGTGCTCCAGTGGCCTCGGGAGATCCCGATCGATGGCGAACCCGCTGACGTCGCGGCGGTGATCGAGCGCTATGACGCGTGGCTCGCGCAGCCGTCCGCGAAGCCGGTGCTCCTGCTGACGTTCGGAGAGACGGGCCTCAGCGCGCCGGGCATCATCGAGTGGGCGCGCGCGAACCTCCGGGCCCTCGAAATCGTCCCGCTCGGCCGCGCGGGGCACCATGCGCCGGAAGACGCGCCGGAGGAGATGGCGCGCGCCGTCCGGAGCTGGCTGGACCGTCACTCCTGGTGA
- a CDS encoding DEAD/DEAH box helicase, with product MRTPTDRYLPPRADTSSPVALQRGRVVVIAPTRAACETIELALGLELRTYLEEHHGERLRELARNGQGFGIVAGTGTGKTLAIRPIAEELVGRKPLRVAVVNREREATAETPLADVVIVTTGIARRWFQGGVIRPEDTLVVDEIHQTSAELELCLALGKRVGCRFIWLSATVDPAFYARYLNSADVLQVSSFDPRKAARVEVERRQPLSFLDDAFLRDVEDRGRGVGVFLATRAGVEEAAAHVRDNAPEIHAAHYHGGEPLRAIRPFLEGTAPRPFVLTMTAAGQSALNVPGLDTVVIDDMRFTNLVEGGRNVLTRVHLGNNELLQMAGRVHGRVEGGRVFILSDRPLHFASLKPTEPEFQLAGEPERVALTAAALGVRADELDLPVPLDRDAYRRALAKLQARNIVDADGRLSDYGRAVEALPVERPWAELIVNAEDALLPFLAVCSSVESLHRMTREERNLEGVLVPGSDHLTAYNLYAEAFQETGRVGEVQGLPRHVFDAEKLAAWAEGRGVLVKALEDAALAMASVYRSVGVALPARMPFANTRVYQRFCDLVARFMPFDLVIDERTSWGEVARVSKTSVCGNQGAVAGPLRYFADRNGDSQAGIEGTQLPQSLLRRYARRHADAPTYDARYRSVVLVRRLDYFGFKLEQEVDVLRAWGPDLAKAARHALAEALARGDAPHPAVDRHRVLIAEVRELWRRSGGTTAPLGFAELTALYEAQLEGVDTLDDFKARTLRLDLNAFVPAATRRALLALPDAVEIRDQEIPLEYDVELLSDGAPRGVVRLHLPEKLARTLVEEELPLLDRPQRFAVARGRRGVLQARSLLELQELLDRPWMPDEIAEVTRERPPRTQDREDRERGAPRRGGNRGHHGKAPRNAKRPGGGRRRR from the coding sequence GTGCGCACTCCCACCGACCGCTACCTGCCGCCTCGCGCTGACACTTCCTCCCCCGTAGCGCTCCAGCGCGGGCGGGTGGTGGTCATCGCGCCCACGCGGGCCGCCTGCGAGACCATTGAGCTGGCGCTCGGGCTGGAGCTGCGCACGTACCTGGAGGAGCACCACGGCGAGCGCCTCCGCGAGCTGGCGCGGAACGGGCAGGGCTTCGGCATCGTCGCGGGCACCGGCACGGGCAAGACGCTCGCCATCCGCCCCATCGCGGAGGAGCTGGTGGGCCGCAAGCCCCTGCGGGTGGCGGTGGTCAACCGGGAGCGGGAGGCCACCGCGGAGACGCCGCTCGCGGACGTGGTCATCGTCACCACCGGCATCGCGCGGCGCTGGTTCCAGGGCGGAGTCATCCGGCCGGAGGACACGCTCGTCGTGGATGAGATCCACCAGACCTCCGCGGAGCTGGAGCTGTGCCTGGCCCTGGGCAAGCGCGTGGGGTGCCGCTTCATCTGGCTGTCGGCCACGGTGGATCCGGCCTTCTACGCCCGATACCTGAACAGCGCGGACGTGCTCCAGGTGTCCTCCTTCGACCCGAGGAAGGCGGCCCGCGTGGAGGTGGAGCGCCGCCAGCCGCTGTCCTTCCTCGACGACGCGTTCCTGCGGGACGTGGAGGACCGGGGGCGCGGCGTGGGCGTGTTCCTGGCCACGCGCGCCGGAGTGGAGGAGGCCGCGGCCCACGTGCGCGACAACGCGCCGGAAATTCACGCGGCGCACTACCACGGCGGCGAACCGCTGCGCGCCATCCGCCCCTTCCTGGAGGGCACGGCGCCCCGGCCCTTCGTGCTCACGATGACGGCGGCGGGGCAGAGCGCGCTCAACGTGCCGGGGCTGGACACGGTCGTCATCGACGACATGCGCTTCACGAACCTGGTGGAGGGCGGCCGCAACGTCCTCACGCGCGTGCACCTGGGCAACAACGAGCTCTTGCAGATGGCGGGGCGCGTGCACGGGCGCGTGGAGGGCGGCCGCGTCTTCATCCTGAGCGACCGGCCGCTGCACTTCGCCTCGCTCAAGCCCACCGAGCCCGAGTTCCAGCTCGCGGGCGAGCCGGAGCGCGTGGCGCTCACCGCGGCGGCCCTGGGCGTGCGGGCGGATGAGCTGGACCTGCCCGTGCCGCTGGACCGCGACGCCTACCGCCGGGCGCTCGCGAAGCTCCAGGCGCGCAACATCGTGGACGCGGACGGGCGGCTGTCCGACTACGGCCGCGCGGTGGAGGCCCTGCCCGTGGAGCGCCCCTGGGCGGAGCTCATCGTCAACGCGGAGGACGCGCTCTTGCCCTTCCTCGCGGTGTGCAGCTCGGTGGAGTCGCTGCACCGGATGACGCGCGAGGAGCGCAACCTGGAGGGCGTGCTCGTGCCCGGCAGCGACCACCTGACCGCGTACAACCTGTACGCGGAGGCCTTCCAGGAGACGGGGCGCGTGGGAGAGGTGCAGGGGCTGCCGCGCCACGTCTTCGACGCGGAGAAGCTCGCGGCGTGGGCGGAGGGGCGCGGGGTGCTGGTGAAGGCCCTGGAGGACGCGGCGCTCGCGATGGCGAGCGTGTACCGGAGCGTGGGGGTGGCGCTGCCCGCGCGCATGCCCTTCGCGAACACCCGCGTCTACCAGCGCTTCTGCGACCTCGTCGCGCGCTTCATGCCCTTCGATCTGGTCATCGACGAGCGCACGTCCTGGGGCGAGGTCGCGCGCGTGTCGAAGACGAGCGTGTGCGGCAACCAGGGCGCGGTGGCAGGCCCGCTGCGCTACTTCGCCGACCGCAACGGCGACTCGCAGGCGGGCATCGAAGGCACCCAGCTGCCCCAGTCGCTCTTGCGCCGCTACGCCCGGCGTCACGCGGACGCGCCCACGTATGACGCGCGCTACCGCTCGGTGGTGCTCGTGCGGCGGCTGGACTACTTCGGCTTCAAGCTGGAGCAGGAAGTGGACGTGCTGCGCGCCTGGGGGCCGGACCTCGCCAAGGCGGCCCGGCACGCGCTCGCGGAGGCCCTGGCGCGAGGCGATGCGCCGCATCCCGCGGTGGACCGTCACCGGGTCCTCATCGCCGAGGTTCGGGAGCTGTGGCGCCGCTCGGGAGGAACGACCGCGCCGCTCGGGTTCGCGGAGCTGACCGCGCTCTACGAGGCCCAGCTCGAAGGGGTGGACACGCTCGACGACTTCAAGGCGCGCACGCTGCGGCTCGACCTGAACGCGTTCGTGCCGGCCGCGACGCGCCGGGCCCTCCTGGCGCTCCCGGACGCGGTGGAGATCCGCGACCAGGAGATTCCTCTCGAGTACGACGTGGAGCTGCTGTCGGACGGAGCACCGCGCGGCGTGGTGAGGCTGCACCTGCCGGAGAAGCTCGCCCGGACGTTGGTGGAGGAGGAGCTGCCGCTGCTCGATCGTCCCCAGCGCTTCGCCGTGGCCCGGGGCCGGCGCGGCGTGCTCCAGGCCCGCTCGCTGCTGGAGCTCCAGGAACTGCTCGACCGGCCCTGGATGCCGGACGAAATCGCCGAGGTGACGCGCGAGCGCCCACCCCGGACGCAAGACCGGGAGGACCGGGAGCGCGGCGCCCCCAGGCGCGGGGGCAACCGGGGCCACCACGGCAAGGCCCCCAGGAATGCCAAGCGGCCAGGAGGCGGCAGGCGGCGGCGCTGA
- a CDS encoding FAD-dependent oxidoreductase, whose translation MHTPVTIIGAGLGGLTLARVLHVHGIPSTVYEAESSPTARTQGGMLDIHEYNGQLALQAAGLLDAFRGLILKGREATRVLAWDGTVLLDEPDDGTGGRPEVLRGELRQLLIDSLPANTLQWGHKVSGVRALGGGRHEVTFAHGTTVVTGLLVGADGAWSRVRPLVSSATPEYVGTSFVETYLFDADTRHPSTAKAVGDGALLAVAPGKGIQAHREVGGTLHTYVALTRPKEWFAGIDFTHSASAAARIAQEFDGWAPELTALITHGDTAPVLRTLNALPIGHRWDRVPGVTLLGDGAHLSPPNGEGANLAMYDGAELGRAIAAHPDDVEAALAGYEEALFARSAEAATEAARDFGLCFGDDAPHSLISLLTGNAPPA comes from the coding sequence ATGCACACCCCTGTCACGATCATCGGCGCAGGACTCGGCGGACTCACCCTGGCCCGCGTCCTTCACGTCCACGGAATCCCGTCCACGGTCTACGAGGCGGAGTCCTCACCGACGGCGCGCACACAGGGCGGGATGCTCGACATCCACGAGTACAACGGTCAGCTGGCGCTCCAGGCAGCGGGCCTGCTCGACGCGTTCCGAGGACTCATCCTCAAGGGCCGTGAGGCGACGCGGGTCCTCGCCTGGGACGGGACCGTGCTGCTGGACGAACCCGACGACGGTACGGGTGGACGCCCCGAGGTCCTCCGCGGCGAGCTGCGACAGCTGCTGATCGATTCGCTCCCCGCCAACACCCTCCAGTGGGGCCACAAGGTCAGCGGCGTCCGTGCCCTCGGCGGCGGCCGTCATGAAGTGACCTTCGCCCATGGCACCACCGTGGTCACGGGCCTGCTGGTCGGCGCGGACGGCGCGTGGTCACGGGTCCGGCCGCTGGTCTCCAGCGCCACGCCCGAGTACGTCGGCACGTCGTTCGTCGAAACCTATCTGTTCGACGCGGACACCCGGCACCCCTCCACCGCGAAAGCCGTTGGCGACGGGGCGCTGCTCGCGGTCGCACCGGGCAAGGGCATCCAGGCACACCGCGAGGTCGGCGGGACCCTCCACACCTACGTCGCGCTCACCCGGCCGAAGGAGTGGTTCGCCGGTATCGACTTCACCCACTCCGCCTCGGCCGCCGCGCGGATCGCCCAGGAGTTCGACGGCTGGGCACCGGAGCTCACCGCGCTGATCACCCACGGCGACACCGCACCGGTCCTGCGCACCCTCAACGCCCTGCCCATCGGGCACCGGTGGGACCGGGTGCCGGGAGTGACGCTGCTCGGCGACGGAGCCCACCTCTCGCCCCCGAACGGCGAAGGCGCCAACCTGGCCATGTACGACGGCGCCGAGCTGGGCAGGGCCATCGCCGCGCACCCCGATGACGTCGAGGCCGCGCTCGCCGGGTACGAAGAGGCCCTGTTCGCCCGCAGCGCCGAGGCCGCCACCGAAGCCGCGCGCGACTTCGGGCTCTGCTTCGGCGACGACGCCCCCCACAGCCTGATCAGCCTGCTCACCGGAAACGCGCCGCCCGCTTGA